The following are from one region of the Erwinia billingiae Eb661 genome:
- a CDS encoding fimbrial protein, with amino-acid sequence MMLNSLKITLCLITLMAALLTCQSASAEDMNCTSDTDVHVLNLGDVAVAENSRAGDILHVDTKNVNVTCKSSGNFQQVSEVSQTAWSSSGMTVSVDGLTCPVIDEGTAISDSGLGIVWTNFNSASGTWSCMTTAFTGTSVRRGLLSNGSTTLTDKIYIVRTNKDLKYGETNALSQTAYIDEANADRVARGHLYSFTFSGVMTVSAGGCTVSSVTDVEMGTLSSASFTRAGSTGPKVPFAVSLTECKGAATQAHFDFTPIYGFANQDRGVIALSNDENSATGVGIQLLMNGKEIAGFNDNVATIAEGDNLVNFEAKYYQTAETVTPGSADSMVIFNVYYN; translated from the coding sequence ATGATGCTAAATAGTCTGAAAATCACACTGTGCCTGATAACGTTGATGGCCGCGCTTTTAACGTGCCAGTCTGCTTCTGCAGAAGACATGAACTGCACATCCGATACCGATGTCCATGTTCTTAATCTTGGCGATGTTGCGGTTGCCGAAAATTCGAGGGCCGGCGATATCCTGCATGTTGATACCAAAAACGTGAACGTCACCTGCAAATCATCGGGTAACTTTCAGCAGGTGTCTGAGGTCAGCCAAACCGCCTGGAGCAGTTCAGGTATGACGGTGTCGGTAGACGGCTTAACCTGCCCGGTGATTGATGAGGGGACCGCCATATCGGATTCCGGCCTCGGTATCGTCTGGACAAATTTCAATTCCGCTTCCGGTACATGGTCCTGTATGACTACAGCCTTTACCGGCACATCGGTTCGTCGGGGGCTTTTATCCAATGGTTCAACCACCCTGACCGACAAAATATATATTGTCAGAACGAATAAGGATCTTAAATACGGTGAAACCAACGCACTCTCGCAAACGGCTTACATTGATGAAGCCAATGCCGATCGCGTTGCTCGCGGCCATCTCTACAGCTTTACCTTTTCGGGCGTCATGACCGTTTCGGCGGGCGGCTGCACGGTTAGCAGCGTAACGGACGTCGAGATGGGGACATTATCATCAGCCAGCTTTACCCGTGCAGGCAGCACCGGTCCTAAGGTGCCTTTTGCCGTGAGCCTCACCGAGTGTAAGGGCGCAGCAACCCAGGCCCACTTTGACTTCACGCCGATCTATGGCTTTGCTAATCAAGACCGGGGCGTGATAGCGCTGAGTAACGATGAAAATTCAGCAACCGGCGTCGGCATTCAACTGTTGATGAACGGCAAGGAAATCGCCGGCTTCAATGATAATGTCGCCACCATCGCCGAGGGGGATAACCTGGTGAATTTCGAAGCGAAGTACTACCAGACGGCCGAAACCGTCACGCCTGGCAGCGC